A section of the Mycolicibacterium anyangense genome encodes:
- a CDS encoding spirocyclase AveC family protein has protein sequence MWFAICVEVIVRWVTSGEQFTPAPRVGPDVMEDWRLIALRVFEAVSLAVMAAFIWYCVVKPLRETGTLSLDGKFVIGGVVCFVADAFLNVQQYLFAWNSANVNRGVWVRFLPFHNPDAPSRYAESLIWGPPMYIYFCAGVAIVACHEAKRVRRRWPALSKFRLFVCVFIFEFIFDFVVENVVIRTTHAYAFAKTYEPLTLWAGQVHQFPIYESVLVAFVGCVFTWARMEAGERPPGESPIEFGADRWRPSLRPHVRNFAVLGFCMVTLVFGYHLPFNWLGLIGTSHAHLPSYLLPG, from the coding sequence GTGTGGTTCGCCATCTGCGTGGAAGTCATTGTGCGATGGGTGACGTCGGGTGAACAGTTCACGCCGGCGCCGAGGGTGGGTCCCGATGTCATGGAGGATTGGCGGCTGATTGCCCTGCGGGTCTTCGAGGCGGTCAGTCTGGCAGTCATGGCGGCGTTCATCTGGTACTGCGTGGTCAAGCCGTTACGCGAGACCGGCACCTTGAGTCTGGACGGCAAGTTCGTCATCGGCGGCGTCGTCTGCTTTGTGGCCGATGCCTTCCTCAACGTCCAGCAGTATCTGTTCGCGTGGAACAGTGCGAACGTCAATCGCGGTGTCTGGGTGCGATTTCTGCCGTTCCACAACCCGGACGCGCCTAGTCGCTATGCGGAGTCGTTGATCTGGGGCCCGCCCATGTACATCTATTTCTGCGCCGGCGTGGCGATCGTGGCCTGCCACGAGGCAAAGCGCGTGCGGCGTCGGTGGCCGGCTCTGTCCAAGTTTCGACTATTTGTTTGTGTTTTCATATTCGAATTCATCTTCGATTTTGTTGTCGAGAACGTCGTGATCCGGACTACTCACGCCTACGCCTTCGCGAAGACCTATGAGCCGCTTACGCTATGGGCCGGTCAGGTGCATCAGTTCCCGATCTACGAGTCGGTTCTGGTGGCATTCGTCGGTTGTGTCTTCACCTGGGCCCGAATGGAGGCCGGGGAACGACCGCCGGGAGAGTCGCCGATCGAATTCGGCGCCGATCGCTGGCGACCGTCACTGCGTCCCCACGTGCGCAACTTCGCGGTCTTGGGATTCTGCATGGTGACTCTCGTGTTCGGGTATCACCTGCCGTTCAACTGGCTCGGTCTCATCGGCACCTCGCACGCCCACCTGCCCAGCTACCTGCTGCCCGGTTGA